Proteins from a genomic interval of Desulfovibrio piger:
- the rpsG gene encoding 30S ribosomal protein S7, with protein sequence MPRKGPVPKREVLPDPLYNSRLVTKFVNRLMYDGKKGAAEKIFYSSLETLGEKTGEDPMRAFEKAMDNVKPHLEVKARRVGGATYQVPMEVRPERQISLSIRWLINYARSRGEKGMTSKLSAELLDAYNGRGGAVKKREDTHRMAEANKAFAHYRW encoded by the coding sequence ATGCCCCGTAAAGGTCCTGTCCCGAAGAGGGAAGTGCTGCCCGATCCGCTGTACAACAGCCGTCTGGTCACCAAGTTCGTGAACCGTCTCATGTACGACGGCAAGAAAGGCGCGGCTGAAAAGATTTTCTACAGCTCGCTGGAAACCCTGGGCGAAAAGACCGGTGAAGACCCCATGCGCGCCTTTGAAAAGGCCATGGACAACGTCAAGCCCCATCTGGAAGTCAAGGCCCGCCGCGTGGGCGGTGCCACCTACCAGGTGCCCATGGAAGTCCGTCCCGAACGTCAGATTTCCCTGTCCATCCGCTGGCTGATCAACTATGCCCGTTCGCGCGGCGAAAAGGGCATGACCTCCAAGCTTTCCGCTGAACTGCTGGACGCCTACAACGGTCGCGGCGGCGCGGTGAAAAAGCGCGAAGATACCCACCGTATGGCCGAAGCCAACAAGGCTTTCGCCCACTACCGCTGGTAA
- the rpsL gene encoding 30S ribosomal protein S12 gives MPTINQLIRIERTAVVKRKKTPALQACPQRRGVCTRVYTTTPKKPNSALRKVARVRLTNGIEVSAYIPGEGHNLQEHSVVLIRGGRVKDLPGVRYHIVRGTLDTSGVADRRKSRSKYGAKRPK, from the coding sequence ATGCCTACTATCAACCAGCTCATCCGCATCGAGCGGACTGCGGTGGTGAAGCGCAAGAAGACCCCGGCCCTGCAGGCTTGCCCCCAGCGCCGCGGCGTGTGCACCCGTGTGTACACCACCACCCCCAAGAAGCCTAACTCCGCTCTGCGTAAGGTCGCCCGTGTGCGCCTGACCAACGGCATCGAAGTGTCGGCCTACATCCCCGGCGAAGGCCACAACCTGCAGGAACACTCCGTGGTGCTCATCCGCGGCGGTCGTGTGAAAGACCTGCCCGGTGTCCGTTACCACATCGTGCGCGGCACCCTGGATACCTCCGGTGTGGCCGACCGTCGCAAGAGCCGTTCCAAGTACGGCGCCAAGCGTCCAAAATAG
- the htpG gene encoding molecular chaperone HtpG, with protein MPENTAQSCEFRAEVRKVLSILTNSLYTNREIFLRELISNASDALDKLRFRSNRGETPRHDDLPLEIRISLDKDAKTLTVEDTGLGMTAAELAENLGTIAKSGTEAFRAQLAAEEAKADGEKADAANIIGRFGVGFYSVFMVAEKVDVTSRPAFGDDDSAATWTSDGLGTYTVAPAGDDAPQRGTRIVAHLKEDAAEFLEKFRVESVIRKHSAFVPFPVLVDGEQVNTQPALWREPKSSVTREQYDAFYQALTYDSKAPLDVLHISVDAPVQFNALLYIPDARQDLFGLDRDFWGLDLYASRVLIQHRNKELIPDWLAFLKGVVDTEDLPLNISRETLQENVVLRKINQTIIKQTLSHLEKLAAKDAEKYAAFWRLHGRIFKLSYQDFANRERIAGLLRFNTSALDDGEALSSLDEYMSRAPEGQKTFWYVSAPNREAARLSPHLERFTRKGIEVLFLYEPVDEFVMEGMGKYKDWEFKAIENAADDALDAFADKADSEKPAAAPLSDDDNASFDKLLERIKEILGERVADVRVSHRLADSPAVLVSPDGMTSSMEKLMRAMQKDDSLPVKVLEVNRDHVLLRSLLKMFKADPRDKTLAGMVENLFDACMLQEGYLRDAQMLAGRSSHLLEQAAAWYVEVKKL; from the coding sequence ATGCCGGAAAATACGGCTCAATCCTGTGAATTTCGCGCCGAAGTGCGCAAAGTGCTGAGCATTCTCACCAACTCTCTGTATACCAATCGCGAGATCTTTCTCCGCGAGCTCATCTCCAACGCTTCCGACGCCCTGGACAAACTGCGCTTCCGCAGCAACCGGGGCGAGACCCCGCGCCATGACGACCTGCCGCTGGAGATCCGCATCAGCCTCGACAAGGACGCCAAGACCCTGACCGTCGAGGACACCGGCCTGGGCATGACCGCCGCCGAACTGGCCGAGAACCTGGGCACCATCGCCAAATCCGGCACCGAGGCCTTCCGCGCCCAGCTGGCTGCCGAGGAAGCCAAGGCCGACGGCGAAAAAGCCGATGCCGCCAACATCATCGGCCGCTTCGGCGTGGGCTTCTATTCCGTGTTCATGGTGGCCGAAAAGGTGGACGTGACCTCGCGCCCGGCCTTCGGCGATGACGACAGCGCCGCCACCTGGACCAGCGACGGCCTGGGCACCTACACCGTGGCCCCCGCCGGTGACGACGCCCCGCAGCGCGGCACGCGCATCGTGGCCCACCTCAAGGAAGACGCCGCGGAGTTCCTCGAAAAGTTCCGCGTGGAATCCGTCATCCGCAAGCATTCGGCCTTCGTGCCCTTCCCCGTGCTGGTGGACGGCGAGCAGGTCAATACCCAGCCCGCCCTGTGGCGCGAGCCCAAGTCCTCCGTCACCAGGGAACAGTACGATGCCTTTTACCAGGCCCTGACCTATGACAGCAAGGCGCCGCTGGACGTGCTGCACATCTCCGTGGACGCGCCCGTGCAGTTCAACGCCCTGCTCTACATCCCCGACGCGCGTCAGGACCTCTTCGGCCTCGACCGTGATTTCTGGGGCCTGGACCTCTACGCCAGCCGCGTGCTCATCCAGCACCGCAACAAGGAACTGATCCCCGACTGGCTGGCCTTCCTCAAGGGCGTGGTGGACACCGAGGACCTGCCCCTCAACATCTCCCGCGAGACCCTTCAGGAAAACGTGGTCCTGCGCAAGATCAACCAGACCATCATCAAGCAGACCCTGAGCCACCTGGAAAAGCTGGCCGCCAAGGATGCCGAGAAGTACGCCGCTTTCTGGCGCCTGCACGGCCGCATCTTCAAGCTCTCCTACCAGGACTTCGCCAACCGCGAACGCATCGCCGGTCTGCTGCGCTTCAACACCTCGGCCCTGGACGACGGCGAGGCCCTGTCCAGCCTGGACGAATACATGTCCCGCGCTCCCGAAGGCCAGAAGACCTTCTGGTACGTCTCCGCGCCCAACCGTGAGGCCGCCCGCCTGAGCCCGCACCTGGAACGCTTCACCCGCAAGGGCATCGAAGTGCTCTTCCTCTACGAGCCCGTGGACGAGTTCGTCATGGAAGGCATGGGCAAGTACAAGGACTGGGAATTCAAGGCCATCGAGAACGCCGCCGATGACGCCCTGGACGCCTTCGCCGACAAGGCCGACAGCGAAAAGCCCGCCGCCGCGCCCCTTTCCGACGACGACAACGCCAGCTTCGACAAGCTGCTGGAACGCATCAAGGAGATCCTGGGCGAACGCGTGGCCGATGTGCGCGTCTCCCACCGCCTGGCCGACAGCCCGGCCGTGCTGGTCTCGCCCGACGGCATGACCTCGTCCATGGAAAAACTCATGCGCGCCATGCAAAAGGACGACTCCCTGCCCGTCAAGGTGCTGGAAGTCAACCGCGACCATGTGCTGCTGCGCAGCCTGCTCAAGATGTTCAAGGCCGATCCCCGGGACAAGACCCTGGCCGGCATGGTGGAGAACCTCTTCGACGCCTGCATGCTCCAGGAAGGCTACCTGCGCGATGCCCAGATGCTGGCCGGCCGCAGCAGCCATCTGCTGGAACAGGCCGCGGCCTGGTACGTGGAAGTGAAAAAGCTGTAA